The DNA sequence GCCCTTTAAATTTCCCTTTGCTGCACGTTAATTCAAATCCCACTGCAACAGACTGCAATACGTTTAATCGATTTCCTCGGCGACATCGATTTTCCCAACGTTTCCAGACCGTACTCGCGTACTCCTTTGTTCCATGGCTTTTTTCACGCGAATTTATTACCCGTTGGTGTGTTTATGCGAGCCACTGCCCTGCGACCGATCGTTCCTTCGTCGCCCATTACAGCCGAGTTGCCAGCGTTAAAATCGCTTCTTCTCACGATCCGCGGTTCGGAAATACATTCGCGAAATCGCTGCCTTCTATGCACGACTGCCATTAACATGGAAATAAAAGGGACAAAGGAAAGCGAGCATCGATTTTCGCCGCGTGAAACGATGAAACGACAAGGAGGATGAATATCCGACTAGGTGGAAGTCGAGCACAGGTCGATCGATTTCAGCGAATTTCAACGATAAGGTGCGAGTATATTTACGTCACTTTTACCGACGATAAATTCACGAGATTTTAAAAACCGTAGAATTCGTTACCGATACAAAGTTTCCATCGATATTCGCGAAAGCGACAAATTCAGTGGTGCGATCCCAGCAAATCTCTATTCGGTATGTGGGTCGAGTGAAGAGTTGGGAAAAAGGATCGAAGatgaaaaatgtaactgcgtggCTGGAATCACCGATCTCCGAACAACAATCTACCGATCGATCTGCTTTTTCATGTCCGATACCATTCTACCTTTCGAACGAACCTTTATATCGACGCGTAATTCCAATGTGAAACGATCGGGCTGCAGCTTCAAACAACGAAGAGCCTTTCGTCGATCGACGCTCGAGCATCTTGTCGCCTCTTCTCGATATCGTTTCGATCGGCCCGCCTTATCGTACccggaaaaagaagaagaagagagaaaaaatatttcgaaaaagtTCCATCTCGTTCCTATTCGATATTCAACCGGATAAACCTTATTCTCTTCTCTATTCTCCCTTTGCATTCGCGCgagcttcttcttcttcgattCAATTCCTATGCACGTAAGATTACCTGTTTACGGATATCCTTAAGCTTGCCACGCTAACAATAGGCTACAAATTACACGGAGAACACGGAGGATGCAAACAGCTGCGCCCTATTTCGCTGCAACGAGGATCACGCGCGTCTCAAACGAATCAATCCATCCCGATTGCAGCTGCATCGGGAACGAATACGAGGAAGAAGATCGGATCGGTGAGTTTGCGTAACGAAGGATTGTATCGCGCACCGTGATCCTACGTGCAAGTCGTTCAGCCTTTAACGAGCCGCCGATAAAAAGACACGGTTCGATTCGGTTCGACAAGTTCCGATAGGCAGACAACGCATTTTCAGAGAAATTTCCCGAAGGTTGTTTTCACGGGCCGGTGAAAGCGACGACTTCGTTCGACTTCGAAGCGAGCCCTTTCAGCTTCGCTCTTTAAAAGCAAAGAAATTTTGACTTTACCAGCGGCTTACTTGGTAGTGGTTCCATTCGTGAAACTTAATAAAccacctctctctctctctctctctctctctcactctctaaATGGATTTCTTAATCGGTTTGCAATCGAGTTTTTTCTTCCGGTTTCCACGCCATGTGAATTTCGCGGTGtaaattcttcattttcttaaaaaaCCAGCCGCGATACCTGCGCAGATTGCTTCCCGAGGAGGAAAGGAGGCAGAGAATCGTCGCTGTCGATGGTTACACACGGTAGACCGTTTTTCTTTCGAAGCTCGATAAACATTCCGTAAAAAGATCTCCGGGCTCCTCGAGAGCTCGCGCCGAAAAAGGTTCTCTCTGTCCTTTTAAGAAGTCGAAATTCGGTTGACCTCGTGTGGTTGCCTCTTGCTTCTGCCTGCATCCGCGCATAGGATCCACGTACCCGTTTGTTTCTGCCCCTTTCAGAGCTTTTCACGCAAGTGTCTCCAAAGACGTGAATTTATTTTCTCGAGCTTCACCCTTTCTACGGCCAACCTCGTATCACGCCATGAGTTTGCCTCTTGCTTTTCCCTTGGCTCTCAGCGTCACTCTCTGTCCAGTTCTTCTTACTTGCCTCTGCTCGCCTACTTAACAAGGAGTTGCACGAAGCCAGTGCTCCAGACTTCGAAAACCATCTTCAGACGTCTACTTTCGTAATTACGAAGCAGGGCAAATTTCATTTACGAGCGGTACAAATTGAAAAGACCCGATTTGCGCGATCAAAGGGACGCTCGTGTTTACCGAAAAAAAAAGGATCTCCGGCTCTTTCGGACGTCGGAGTCTCGAGGAAAGAAAATTAGCAAATGCTTGCCGAGATGCGAACGGAAATAGGTACTCGCAAGAACATCGGCTACCTCGTAAATGATTAATCCAAGAAGCAAACAACAGTCGTTTAAAACGTCTAAGAAATTCGCCTTTCGCGAAGGAACTCGGAAATTGCAAGATATCCTCGCGAGATGTCCATGGCCGCGGCAAACAACCAGATCCCCTCGTAAAGGAATAAAAATGAGACTTCTCGGTTCTTGTTACCGAATTCCTGCACGTAAGTACGTGCAGGATGCACGAGACGAATCAGCCGGCTGCCGACTATCAATCGCAGATTGCATGGCGTGCAACATGTGCGCCGAGCTATGATTCGCGAACGCGACATCGGCCCGCTGGAAAACAATGAAACGCGACTGGCTATGTCGCAACGTTTTTTCATATCGTCGTACGACCGATATTAACGTCGTATCCTTTTATTCCTTTTACCAGCACGCGTTTCTTTCAACGCGAACGCGTGTGTCTTCTTGCACGCGCGTCGTCCATCGCCGGTACATTTTCGCGCTGTTTATTTTCCGCTTGCGCGTAAGCAAAAACCAAGTGGTCCGGAAAACGGCTTAGCTCGTAGTGGCGGCGTTTGCTCGCAGCGAGAAAACCGACCTCGGATCGAGGAGCCACTTCTTGGCGCTTGAGAAACGTTTGTCACGAACCGCGGCCAAACAAATTGCGGCCGTGAAACGGTGTATGTAAGCGGAACTTTATAATTACGTGGACTATAATTGGGAATCTCATCGAGAGGAATGGGCAGTTCCGCGACGTAGGAGAATGgcataaaaattcatagaatCGTCCGGTgattttcatgaatttttaTCAGGGATAGCAGATTCGACGAGAATCGCCCAAGACGCGATTTCTCTGTCGGCCACTCGTGAGGAGAAATCAAAACGTTTGTCGGCGGTACGACATTAAATTGTCGAATTTAATTGCGGATAGCTGACGATTATCCGGGAAGCCCGGTAACTCGCTGTTAATTGGATTCGACAAGGGCGCGGCAAATTGAATTAGCAGACGATTCCCGGTTATTTACCTGTGCGTCGGACAATTCCCCGTCAGACACGTCAAAAGCGGCTTGTACCTTATCCGTTGAACCAGTCCACAGACCCCCTCCCCCTGGCCGCGTACAACAATGGAAATCCCACGTTTCAGACGTTCTCCGAGCGTGAAGCAGAACGTCAAACACTCGTCATacgctttctttctttcccggAGGGCCTCGCGATTACGCGTCTCGGGCGTCGAACAATGGAAGGCTAAGTTCGATCATTAGATTCGCGAGAGATTCCcaaaaaatttttaacgagTTTTAATGGGACTCGCAATTAAGGATAACCATCGCGGTGCCTCGTGTACGCACGCGAGAAACATTCGTTCGCAAGAACGTCTCggttagaaaagaaaaaggccCTCGGAGACAGAATGGTCGGAAACGTCCTGGGATCCTTCCCAGGAAGATGTATGATTAAAGGAAGACAACGAACGTTGTGCAACACCGAAGGATTCGTCTTTTCTCTCGCGACAGAAATTAACGGCGAACAACGTGGCCAATCTTGTTGTATGATCATAGAAAAATCAAAAAAAGTGTAGGaaagataaaataagaaataataaggaaagaaaagaaatatagaGATTCACGATATAAGAGGATCATAAAATTAGCCAAAgcatgaaatttatttatcatacCTTTATGTTTAGGGATTTTCGGTTGAGTAAATTGGCGAAAACTTCAGGCAACGTAACACAGCTGTTAAAACAGGCAAAATATTGCATGCAACCTTGCCTGTCACCGTATCGACCAGCAACACCGCTATTTGATCCTTTAGTTTAGCAGTTCCCTATATCGTAGTGACTTCTGTATCTTAGATCTTACGAAACGTTTCTAGTATATACCGCTACGTAGTTTTTGGGGCAAACGGGAAATTGCGAAACGTATACCTTGCGATTTATTATACGAAAAATCGATCTCGTGTAACGAGAAGAACTCGTATCTAAAAGACGTTCTTAAATAGGTTCCTGGTTCTCATGGGCGCGAAAGCATTCATCCGGTTTGGGGAAAACGTATAGATACGGTTCGCGCGATAAGCGTTCGACAGACGGTTTCTGTCGGCCCCAGTTAAATGTCACGTTTCTACGTACAGGTACCGCGATAAACACGCGCCAACAGCTTCCATTGCCTCGCATTACGCCCACTATCGTGTCAGAAACGAACTATTTTCGCCCATTATTCTTTCACACCTCGTTCTCCTTTCTCGAAATTATCAAACCTATCTTTGCactttttttacataatactTCTTCTTGGCCTATTTCCCTTTATCATGCATACCAACAAATACGGTCCTATTTTATCATGGCGAAAAATTCCCGACGGCAACGAGCAGGCTGGACAACCATACCGACTGTTAACTCCACTGTTCGTATCCGCGACCGAAACAAAAGCATCAAGAAATTGGTTACCAACGGAATTGGTACGCGAAAGTGACTCGATTTACACAAACAGCTTCTGGGCTGCTGGTAGTGCGATAAAAAATGGccgtatctttttcttttattgtgCGCGCCACCTCGACCTACGTCAGTTTGACGAAAATGTTCGCACGGTTGTATAAAAAAGTGCAACGTTGTGGAAGTCAGAGTCGAGAGGCAGAAACATTTCGACCGTCCGGCGTTCTTGTTCCGATTTAAATAACAACGAGGACACCGGGCatagtaaaaaggaaagaaacatcGAAGAAGAGTCGTgtaaagagggagagagatgGCCAGTTGCCTCGGTATAGGTCAGTTACGCAATAAGACCACGGTACAGTTAAAATTAGTCGAGAACTATATGAAAAAGTAAACCGAGTGCAACTGAGGCCGTTGTCCGAACGTTGTGTACCAAGAACTTTTTTCCGTCTCCCGTCAACAAACTCTCTATTCCTAATCGCGATTACCGTTTCATCGCGAGTTCACGTGACGAACGGTTAGTTCGTAGATGAAAAATCGACTTTCATTAAGTTGGACTTTATTACAGTAAACGATGCGAAGCAGCATTTACTTAATTTACttaaatataacatatattgattaattataatataatactgCAATTACTTAAATTAGTGGTACCGGTTATTTTTCGATACCGATATTCCTCAACTTCCGTCGATTCGTTGAATTTCGCGAACGTCCAACTGATCATTAACGAGTACGAGTACGAGTACGAGTATGAGCGAACATCGTAtgtatttgatatatttttttaccaAAGGATATCGTATTTGGCTGtcttcatttcatttcattaaCATGCACGAAGTTACGTAcgtttttaaattacattaacATATGCAATACGCATTTGTGACTAAAGTTAATAAAGCTATTTATGATTAATGTTGACGGAATGGAGTTGATAATGAAACAATGACATTGACAATTATTGGTAGACgacttaaattatataatcCCTTTATGCAATTAAAAATGGCATATATAACCCCCACGTTTAAATTAATCTTGTTTAAATGTTATTGTTTTGCTCATGAAAGTTTTACAGTAGAAGAAACAATAATAGCGGGATAATCACGTTTATTCCATTTGAAAATGCTACAAATTAAAGCTATAGATGTCAGTACTGTATGAACGAGTCCGTTTTTTCCTACTGTAGGTACTTACGAAAGGTACAaaagtatacaaattttaatattttgccTTTATTCAATATAGGTAATCCCAAGGTCATATCATAGATTGATTCCAACTGtcgttttaataaatgaatattttgtgCTATAAATTTTGCTATAAGTAAAGACTTTTTATCTACTATTTCTGTGTTTGCATATTTTGCTTTTAACAGGCTAATGTTTTGAAGTATTAATTCAATCCGttctttgatatttataacattattcctAAAGCTTTGATATTGTCCATAAGTATTAGAGAAGATACAGTAGTTTATTAATGtattttcaacaaaaatttctatttcttctgACAATGGTACATCCCTTAGCTTTAATTCTTCATAAGGTATAGAAAGATTTCCATCCAATTCTCCCAAatgaataacaaaataattaccTGGCCATTTATTGACGAGCGTACCAAGAAGATGAATATTGCCTGAACGTATAGcataataaaatgtattatgGCATACTTCATTTTCATCATTTGGTAGCACAGTGCTCTTCCCAATATCAACGGATAGATTATTTAGAATGTTACTGTCATTACCAAATAAGTATTCtaaaatttttactttattgtgTTTACAAGCTAAGATAACTAAGttagtatttttaatatatacaatcaataaaattatttaacttttttaaGCTATCAACATTGCCCCCTAATTTCGCTTTTTCGAGTTCAATTAAAATCAGGAGATAAAGTTCTTTAGCTTTTGTATTTCTGTAGTAGAGCCTTTTATATTCGTTGTTAAAGTATGGAAAGGATTTTTTGAGGTATTACAAAGAACTTTATTCTAATATTCACATAACTTAGCTCGCCACGTGGGTTACTCGTCGGAGGCCTAGGTCACGAAATTTCTCATTGCACTTTTCCCTTTTGTCTCAACGGAGTCCTAGGGCATCATGCGACACTCGCATGCATACCAAGGAGGGAATACATACTTATGTGTGTTTTCGCTCTACGTTCCCTCACTCTCGCacgtattgggttggcaactaagtgattacgGATTTTGACAATgtcacctaatgacaaaatccgcaatcacttaattgccaacccaatacaatacaaatatactatatattcaACATTCTTTTATGAACTTTTCTTTTGATGTGTAAGAACGCGATAAAAACCATCTATTTTCTTGATAAGGAGTAGCATGTTCAAAAACATTTAAAAGCTTAATGTTATAGCGTTCAAAACTAAGGGAGAATTTTCAAAGTTTTTCTCTGTGGCACTGCGCTGTGATCTTTTgccttttttcattttaagaAACTTACCCTGAACTAACACTTTTTGTTAAACTATAGCTATAACCAAACTTTTTGtaaacttttaattaaatttttaaaattttttatggtACGTTTCTACGCGACATAAAATTATGATTTTTCTGTCAACAATAAAGTGTGTTGCTCTAACATTCAGTGATGTCATTCATGACATCGTAAAAGTAGAGAGGAAATTCCCTCTCCAGCAGAAGTCACATCAAGTGTAAATAACGATGAGCATGCGCACTAAAGTAACTTTGTGATAATGCCATGCGGCTAATAAAGGAACTAAAATGTATCATAACAGATCGGAATAATAACATTCCGCATAAAAAATTGGACAAGTATTGGACCTCTGTATATGTACGATCGTGTATGTAATACTGCAATATGTATCATTGATTGAAGATATAAAAAGCATTGCATGCCACGTCTATTCTATAGCAGagagaaaatatatatctataccTCGtctgtatatgtattttccTTCAGGTGAGGAAATTTATCATCCACAACCTCAACAGTGATATAGtacatgttttttttttttatttatttattcaaattttacaatttgtccagtaggacatttggtaaaatattatagcgatATACTAATATagcatgtgggtggctacccccagcggggtaccaacatcgtgtttgttaggttatgtcctttgtgagatctgttggggTAGTACATGTGTTCTGGGATTTAATACGAAAGAGAGGGAAACAACATGTTTACATCAGAAGAAATAAAGAGGcaattaaaagatttattaatattgaaacgtAATGGTGAATTAGACACTGAGGAGAAGCTTCTTAActcgaataataaatattggaGAAATTGTATCATGTATGATAGTTTGGAACATTATGTTTATCATTATGATGAAGAGGtactaatttataaaatataaatttttaaacaatttcgTCCGTTTATTATATAATGTTAACCTTTATtttagataaaattaaatacactAGCCCTTATAGTAGAATCAAAGAAGAGCACTTTAAAATTTACATCTCAAGAACTTGATATAATCATCCTGTTTCTACAAGtcaattttaaagaaaatatagaatttgtTCCTCTAATAAAAAAGGTAAGATCACTATAATGGAGATCTAAGCTTCCTATGAAACataaatttgtttttgtaGACTTTAAAGCGAATGAAGGACAGCTTAGCTGTTATGAGGCGGCAATATgcacaagaagaaaaaatgagAAACCATTATAAAAAAAACCGTAGTTCATCAGAGATAAAACAAGAAGTGATGGATGAATCATATAAAACATCTTGCAATTTAGAAAGTGATATAAACATGTATAGTTGTAAATTTGAATCTCTACGTCAGATGTGCATATGTAGCCCTGATGCAACATACAATAGGAGGCAGTGTTCTCTACAGATATTGATCCTAATGAGAGATTTATTAGATAATGAATTTAAACAAGTTATTTGGAAGGCTGAGCAAGTGGAAGCAATATTTAACCTAATGTTATTAGATAcatatgaaacaaataaagTAATGGCTTTCAATCTAATAAAATCAATACATCCAAATTTATTGCAATTAAATAATGAAGGTCGTGTTCGTGATATTATCATGGTTGCTATTGAATTAGGCAATAGTGTAAGACCTATTGATACTATTACAGCTGTATATATGCTGAAAGTTAGTATACTGTCACCTATTGTACAAAAAGTACTTGAAAATCATTTAGATCTAATAATACAGTTTGAAGATATAAAAGAAGCAACAATACTACAACTGATActaattttgttgaaaaagTTGAAGGTATTTGTGCCTATTTATATGACTTAATTATCTTACGCAGATAgctatataaattatttttgtaggATTCCTTGACTCTAGCAAAAGAGAATATAGTGAAAACTGTTATTAAACATTCTTTGTATGGCtatcttttctgtataagaaATTTGTTATATGAATGCAATTTGGAGAATGCTGGGAAAGAATGTTTGTGGCAGAGCACTGTAACAGAATTGATATCCATATCTTTTGAATGCAGTCATGCAGTTTCTTTAATAGTAAATAATTCTTCACCAGAGGGACATTTACCAATGGATTTGAATTCACAAGCTATTAATGAATTATGTAATTCTGTGCCTGATAAGCAAATAGTAACACCACAAATGGTGTTGCTTTGTTCTTGGCGTACTGTAAAGGAAGTTAGCTTATTGTTTGGTTTGCTTTCCACTAAGGCACCTATATGCGAAGACAATCCTTCcataaatttgttaaatgaAGAGCAAGTAAAATTTCACAGTTTGTATTAAAAGGTTATTTCtttagaagaaaataagaCAAAGCAAATTTTTAACAGATTATCAAAATAGGAGAACATTTTGTTTCCTTGCTTACTGAAACAAAGCATAGAGGAGCATTTGAACAAGCTCATGTAGGATTCAGCCAATTGTGTTCTCGACTATGGCGTTTAAGTAAAACAGATCTAAATGAATTACCTAAATTGTGGTTGCATCAAATTTTGATTTCCATCACGGGAATTAAAGAGAACTCAAAATTGTGTGCAACCAGAAGAAGTGTAGGAGTACCATTTATGATACAGGTAAATGAGATCAAATATTTCAGTcctgatttatttttttacattattttatgaatCTTATTCATATGAATCTTACTTAACAGGCTTTACTATCTACAGAACCTCGTCGATACAAAGATACAAAAACTACAACCTTTGATTCAGTGATAAAAATTCTGTTAGGACTTACACAATTGAAAAGTGAAAATCTATGGGAAAAAGTGCAACAACTGATATACTCAAACTCTGTTTTTACACATTATGAGAACTCACTTGCTACATTAAAGTACAATGATGATTGTCCTGTAAACGAAAATATCGTTCAAGTCACGGAAATTAAAACACATGCTCTAAATATCTTAAGAGCAATTTTTCGACATTCTCATCTTGCAGAAGTAGTAAATAATTATGTTGAAGATGGTTTAATAGCGGCATTTAAAAGTTACGATTCTGCAACATGGGCGGTAAGTAAACTTCTTCTATAATgcgaaaatgaaataaaaaatgtatgcTGTCCCTTACAGGAAAGAAACGCAGCAACATTACTTTTTAGTGCACTTATTACTAGAATCTTTGGTGTTCAAAGAACGAAAGACCATATCAATCTTACCACagataataaaatgaattatagagtattttctgaaaaatattctaatcTATTATCTTTCATTTTGGATCAATTGCAAACATTTGTGGCAATGGATGATACTCTTATAAAAGCCGATATACAATCGATATTGCTTTTACTATCACGGTTATACTGTAATAATAATACGGAACCTAGCGATATTCAACGGAAGGtaattatacgtgtttcataCGGTAATTTAGCTTAACTCTTTATGTACTATGGTTACTTATACGCGACCGTACTAATTTTACCGTACGGTCTACCTGTCGCGTATATGTGACCATGAATTTGCAGATTATGCATGCCCCTGAACGATAATGTTTTCGTATTGGCATGTTTGATCTGTGTTCGCCATG is a window from the Bombus huntii isolate Logan2020A chromosome 6, iyBomHunt1.1, whole genome shotgun sequence genome containing:
- the LOC126866516 gene encoding thyroid adenoma-associated protein homolog; its protein translation is MFTSEEIKRQLKDLLILKRNGELDTEEKLLNSNNKYWRNCIMYDSLEHYVYHYDEEIKLNTLALIVESKKSTLKFTSQELDIIILFLQVNFKENIEFVPLIKKTLKRMKDSLAVMRRQYAQEEKMRNHYKKNRSSSEIKQEVMDESYKTSCNLESDINMYSCKFESLRQMCICSPDATYNRRQCSLQILILMRDLLDNEFKQVIWKAEQVEAIFNLMLLDTYETNKVMAFNLIKSIHPNLLQLNNEGRVRDIIMVAIELGNSVRPIDTITAVYMLKVSILSPIVQKVLENHLDLIIQFEDIKEATILQLILILLKKLKDSLTLAKENIVKTVIKHSLYGYLFCIRNLLYECNLENAGKECLWQSTVTELISISFECSHAVSLIVNNSSPEGHLPMDLNSQAINELCNSVPDKQIVTPQMVLLCSWRTVKEVSLLFGLLSTKAPICEDNPSINLLNEEQIIKIGEHFVSLLTETKHRGAFEQAHVGFSQLCSRLWRLSKTDLNELPKLWLHQILISITGIKENSKLCATRRSVGVPFMIQALLSTEPRRYKDTKTTTFDSVIKILLGLTQLKSENLWEKVQQLIYSNSVFTHYENSLATLKYNDDCPVNENIVQVTEIKTHALNILRAIFRHSHLAEVVNNYVEDGLIAAFKSYDSATWAERNAATLLFSALITRIFGVQRTKDHINLTTDNKMNYRVFSEKYSNLLSFILDQLQTFVAMDDTLIKADIQSILLLLSRLYCNNNTEPSDIQRKVNDLIDLIIQCAKSAIFETRKLAARALVPLLTTQSVQYALTKIIENIISAGTNYSSLNLIHGYMLQIYEILIYFNFKSFELVDVSWDEFFKHTVWIIENLERKNSKPPSFLLAAHYVNVCNKICEVDRTYAIRMLPMLYTAISHLLGDKLKQGPAREVYKLSVIRFIRSIARETSLIQQSIVIKICLHNLKVPEMQIAAWSIISEIINEVKYRDVLQTLLNYGFYEIRNSIECFYKYSPELQDAIFDFLYSSLTCINQTESSDFMRRIEICKFVLNEIRLQDNKSGYYERDCYLRLLGKSYVTLASFNKHDGAINLECTTDVYSSFCDNLWITSLSGDFRKSAFEIMEGLFLACYKCEEYQYVQIQWWTTVLQLLLDNNREIRNEAFSLVDHVPVHCTVINDCSYMNLLLSKFLECNIRNKHPEYMCIALFYWSTALLDYIDYEMDDTDVFNKCTNYDFFEPLEVSRTCAEFLIKNMKCYIDIILPDDAINWVNSLLNVQFQKSISFRTLVKNYENYIPTLENKLHDILNPTYKNKLLQILSYEQYKNIL